A section of the Clostridium omnivorum genome encodes:
- a CDS encoding ABC transporter permease, with product MTIFFTNLKRIFKKKVNRITIFLAPIVFIILSFSLITPGTIHVAVADKDNTEFSRAFIEGLKEKADVGVISEENMKTGVYNKTIDYGIVIDKGFTDSLIKGEDVKIESFRAEGAGVTSIVKLYIENYISAAKNIAKNANRNSEVFYSSFKDYEKGTFNSENIVFGNTQGDGKKEKMALGMLGYAMLLIATFSTNMILEDKKNNTYTRMFSTPLKNWNYMLQNILSMLVVVIIQVAVAFLFMTGVFKAQLGASVLSLFLIYTIFAACSVALALAIASVSKNVKQASVLGLLINTLAGMVGGFFWPKDYMPSTLLTIGKFTPGYWLTDGVDKLLTSPSITSAAQDIGIILLFTLAFFMASSWKKVYIENI from the coding sequence ATGACAATCTTTTTTACAAATTTAAAAAGAATCTTTAAGAAAAAAGTAAATAGAATAACTATATTCCTTGCGCCTATTGTATTTATTATTTTATCCTTTAGTTTAATTACTCCTGGTACTATACATGTAGCAGTAGCTGATAAGGATAATACTGAATTCAGCAGAGCTTTTATAGAAGGGTTAAAAGAAAAAGCTGATGTTGGAGTTATATCAGAAGAGAATATGAAAACAGGTGTATACAATAAAACCATTGATTACGGAATTGTTATTGATAAAGGCTTTACAGACAGCTTAATAAAGGGTGAGGATGTTAAAATAGAATCCTTTAGGGCTGAGGGAGCAGGAGTGACTTCTATTGTGAAGCTGTATATAGAAAATTATATAAGCGCAGCAAAGAATATAGCAAAAAATGCTAATCGAAATAGTGAAGTCTTCTATTCTTCCTTCAAGGACTATGAAAAGGGAACCTTTAACAGCGAGAATATTGTGTTTGGAAATACTCAAGGTGATGGGAAAAAGGAAAAGATGGCACTTGGAATGCTTGGCTATGCAATGCTTCTAATAGCAACCTTTTCAACAAACATGATTCTTGAAGACAAGAAAAACAATACCTATACTCGTATGTTTTCAACTCCTCTAAAAAATTGGAACTACATGCTTCAAAATATACTTAGCATGCTGGTAGTAGTAATAATTCAAGTAGCTGTAGCCTTTCTATTTATGACAGGAGTGTTCAAGGCTCAGCTTGGGGCATCAGTATTAAGCTTGTTTCTCATATATACTATCTTTGCTGCCTGCAGTGTAGCACTAGCCCTAGCAATTGCAAGTGTTTCTAAAAACGTTAAGCAGGCTTCGGTTTTAGGACTATTAATAAATACCTTGGCAGGAATGGTTGGAGGCTTCTTCTGGCCAAAGGACTATATGCCAAGTACCTTACTTACCATAGGAAAGTTCACACCAGGATACTGGCTAACAGATGGAGTTGATAAGCTTTTAACTTCACCATCCATAACCTCTGCAGCACAGGATATAGGAATAATATTATTGTTCACATTGGCTTTTTTCATGGCTTCCTCATGGAAAAAGGTATATATAGAAAATATTTAA
- a CDS encoding ABC transporter permease, whose amino-acid sequence MNVIYIALSTIKRNFRDKRSMFRSILMPILMIIVLGTALNSAFEGQKIDKFNVCYLNQDSGTQGEEFTKFLNLDDIKDVLNVKEVASIEEGQKLIDEQKAVSLIVIPKNYSERLKSGENASIQIYKTKYTDFKNEIVENIVDAYNSAGNAMMAAAKLNPKDLSYSRYSTIKENVLSTEGKAPRAIDYYGVAMLVLAIMSSASFAADMVSEDYFENVGVRVKSTPVKPFERLLGKIIGCVFDIFVKGVIIIAFSKFIYHVNWGSNYGMIALIMVSAAVFSTIFGMFLTMAVGSGNRANGIITLVNNIFTFVAGGYALIITTDVQTSALMHLSPNFYPMTALLNVIYSNNYRVNVHFFSTAGYISMLWVLSAVLCLGFIALERRRIR is encoded by the coding sequence ATGAATGTAATATATATAGCCTTAAGCACAATAAAACGGAACTTCAGAGATAAGAGATCTATGTTCAGGTCAATTTTAATGCCTATACTAATGATCATCGTTCTTGGAACAGCGCTTAACAGTGCTTTTGAAGGGCAGAAGATAGATAAATTTAATGTATGCTATCTTAATCAGGACAGTGGAACTCAGGGTGAGGAGTTTACAAAGTTTCTGAACTTAGATGACATAAAGGATGTACTGAACGTAAAAGAAGTAGCTTCTATTGAGGAAGGGCAAAAGCTCATTGACGAGCAAAAGGCTGTTTCACTAATAGTAATTCCAAAGAATTACTCTGAAAGGTTAAAATCAGGAGAAAATGCTTCGATTCAAATTTATAAAACCAAGTATACAGATTTTAAAAATGAGATTGTTGAAAATATAGTAGATGCTTACAATTCGGCTGGAAATGCCATGATGGCAGCTGCAAAGCTTAACCCAAAGGATTTAAGCTATAGCCGCTACAGCACAATAAAGGAAAATGTACTATCTACAGAAGGAAAGGCTCCAAGAGCTATAGATTATTACGGCGTGGCAATGCTGGTCTTAGCTATAATGAGCTCTGCATCCTTTGCAGCAGATATGGTTTCAGAGGACTACTTTGAAAATGTAGGAGTAAGAGTTAAGTCAACACCAGTAAAGCCTTTTGAGAGACTGCTTGGAAAAATAATTGGCTGTGTATTTGACATATTTGTGAAAGGTGTAATCATCATAGCCTTTAGTAAGTTTATATATCACGTGAACTGGGGAAGCAACTATGGAATGATAGCTTTAATTATGGTAAGTGCAGCTGTGTTTTCCACTATATTTGGAATGTTTCTAACTATGGCCGTTGGAAGTGGCAACAGAGCAAATGGGATTATAACCTTAGTAAATAATATTTTCACCTTTGTAGCAGGAGGATACGCTTTAATTATTACGACTGATGTTCAGACGTCAGCACTAATGCATCTTTCACCAAACTTTTATCCAATGACTGCGCTATTAAATGTAATATATTCAAATAATTATAGAGTTAATGTGCACTTCTTTAGCACAGCAGGTTATATTTCAATGCTTTGGGTGCTTTCAGCTGTGCTTTGTCTAGGCTTTATTGCACTTGAAAGGAGGAGAATAAGATGA